TAGAGCGGCGGAGGACCGGCCGAGACGGCGTCGGGCCGCAGCTCGTAGTGCCAGGGTTCGTTGCGGTAGATCTGGCACAGCCCGTACCGGGCGCCGTGCTCGCGCAGCCACGTCGCGGCCGCCGACGGTCCGATGTCGACCGCGTCCCCCGACACGTGCGCGGACGTCTCCGCGGTGGCCACCCACCGCGCGGCTTCCTCGTCCGAGCCGTACTTCGCGACGGCCTCGCGCCGCAGGTGCTCCTGGTACTCCGGAGACCGCCAGCCGCTGTTGACGACGAACCGGATCCCCTCGCGCGCGGCGTCGGTCGCGGCGTGACGCAGGGCGGCGAGCAGGTCGGGATCGAGGTTGGCCACGGCGGGGAACTCGTCGTCGAAGACCGTCACCCCGTCCGGGACCGCGCCGTCCGCCCGGCCGATCGCGACGGCGAGGAGCGCCGACCGGGACCGTCGGGCGAGGGTTCGTGCTCGTTCGCGGAAGGTCATGGCGCCCAGCGTCGGCAGTGACGTGTTGCCGTCCCGTATCCGCTTTCCGATATGCCCGCGATAGGCGGCGGCCCGTAGGATCCCCGGAATATGCGTGTGCTGATCGTCGAGGACGAGCCCTACCTGGCCGAAGCCATCCGCGATGGCCTGCGCCTGGAGGCGATCGCCGCGGACCTCGCCGGTGACGGGGACACCGCGCTGGAGCTGTTGAGCATCAACGACTACGACCTCGCCGTGCTCGACCGCGACATCCCCGGCCCCTCCGGTGACGAGGTCGCCGAGCGCATCGTCGCCTCCGGCAGCGGCATGCCGATCCTCATGCTCACCGCCGCCGACCGGCTCGACGACAAGGTGTCCGGGTTCGGGCTGGGCGCGGACGACTACCTCACGAAACCCTTCGAGCTGCGGGAACTCGTGCTCCGGTTGCGGGCGCTGGACCGCAGGCGCGCGCACCACCGGCCGCCGGTGCGGGAGATCGCGGGCCTGCGCCTGGACCCGTTCCGCCGCGAGGTCTACCGCGACGGCCGCTACGTCGCGCTCACCCGCAAGCAGTTCGCCGTGCTCGAAGTCCTGGTCGCCGCCGAGGGCGGTGTGGTCAGCGCGGAGGAGCTGCTGGCGCGGGCGTGGGACGAAAACGCCGACCCCTTCACCAACGCCGTGCGCATCACCGTGTCGGCTCTGCGCAAACGCCTCGGCGAACCGTGGGTCATCGCCACCGTGGCCGGTGTCGGCTACCGCATCACCGAAAGCGCCGGAGGGAACCGTGGATAGAGCGCCCGGGCCGAGCGTTCGCTTCAAGCTCACCCTCAGTTACGCCGGGTTCCTCATGCTCGCCGGTGTCGTGGTGCTCGCGGCCGTGTGGCTGCTGCCGTTCGTCCCCGACCGCGGGCTCCCGACCAAGTTCCTCCTCAACCGGTCCGTGCTGTTCCACGAGTACGCGCCGATCGCGGGCACCGCGCTGGTCTTCCTGCTGGGGTTCGGCCTGCTCGGCGGATGGGTCCTCGCCGACCGCATGCTCGCCCCGCTACCCGCATCACCGAGGCCGCGCGCAAAGCCGCGAACGGGTCACTGTCCCACCGGATCCGCTTGCCCGGCCGCCAGGACGAGTTCCGCGAACTCGCCGACTCCTTCGACGCCATGCTCGCCCGGCTCGAAGCCCACGTCGCCGAGCAGCAGCGGTTCGCCGCCAACGCCTCGCACGAACTGCGCACCCCGCTGGCGATCACGCAGACCCTGCTGGAAGTGGCGCGCGGCGATCTGGAACGCGACCCCGGCGAGCTCGTCGACCGGCTGCACACCGTCAACACCCGAGCCATCGACCTCACCGAAGCGCTGCTGCTGCTCAGCCGCGCCGACGCACGGGCCTTCACGCGGGAACCGGTCGACCTGTCGTTGCTCGCGGAGGAAGCCACCGAAACGCTCCTCCCCCTCGCCGAAGAGCGCGGGCTCACCATCGAGACCACGGGTGGGGAGTCGCCCACCGTGGGCTCCCCCGCGCTCCTGCTGCAGCTGACCACGAACCTGGTGCACAACGCGATCGTCCACAACCTGCCCGAGCAGGGCAGCGTGCGGGTCACGACCCGCACGGAGCCCGGCGCGGTGGTGCTCACGGTCGAGAACACCGGCGAGAACCTCGCCCCGGACCTGGTCGCCACGCTCGCCGAGCCGTTCCAGCGCGGCACCCGGCGCGCTCGCGCCGGCCGCACGGGTGTCGGCCTCGGCCTGGCGATCGTCGACAGCATCACCCGCGCCCACGACGGCACCCTCACGCTCGCCCCCCGCCGGGGCGGCGGCCTCCGCGTCACGGTGCGGCTTCCTGCCGCCGACTGATCAGGGCTTGACGCCCCGACGGGACGGAAACTCGGGGGGCCGGCGCTCCGCGAACGCGTTCAGGCCCTCGCGGGCGTCCGGGGAGGTGAATGCCTTCTGCCCGTACCGGGCTTCGCTGTGGAATGCCTGGTCCTGCGGGAGATCACCGAGCCGGAGGACGGCCTCCTTGATCGTCGCCAGGGCCGTGCCGCTGCGGGTCACCAGGCGGTGGGCCCGCTCCAGCGCGGTGTCCAGCAGCTGGGCCGCCGGGACGACCTCGTTGAGCAGGCCGTACCGCAGCGCCTGCGCGGCCGGGATCCGGTCGCCCTGCAACATCAGTTCCATCGCCCACACGTACGGGATCTGCCGGGTCAGCCGCGTCAGCGTGCCGCCCGCCGGGACCACGCCGACACCGCTCTCCGGGAGCCCGAACTCCGCGCTGTCGGCGGCGATCCGCAGATCGGTGGACAGCATGATCTCGAACCCGCCGCCCAGGCACAGGCCGTTGACCGCGGCGATCACCGGTTTGAACAGCGTCGTGTGCTTCTGGTGCGCGGCGTCCCATTCGGAGATGTCGAACCGGCCCTCGGCCAGCGCCGGGATCGACTCGGTCAGGTCCGCTCCGACGCAGAACGCGCGGTCGCCGCTGCCGGTGAGGATCGCGACGGCGAGCGAATCGTCGTCGCGCACCTCGGCGAACGCCTCGCCCAGTTCCTCATACATCGCCAGCGTGAGCGAGTTGAGCTTCTCCGGCCGGTCGAAGGAGATGACCGCCACCGCGCCGTCGCGGTCCAGGCTGATACCGGCCATCAGATGACGCCCTTCCCGCGCAGCTCCGCGATGCGCTGCTCGTCGAGATCGGCGAGCGCCCGCAACACGGTGTCCGCGTGCTCGCCGACCTTCGGTGCGAGCCCGCGCGGCTGGGTGGGCGTGCCGCCGAGCTTGATCGGCGAGCCGAACATGCGCAGCTCCCCGAACTCCGGGTACTCGACGTCGACGACCATGTCGCGCGCGGCGATCTGCGGGTCCTCCACGACCTCGCCGATGTCCTTGACCGCGCTCAACGGCACCGCGTCACCGGCGATCTCCTCCAGTTCGGTCTTCGTCCTGTCCTGGAACCACCGGTGCAGCACCGGCCGCACGCGCCGTTCGTAGGTCTGTGGGTCGAAGCGCTTGGCCATGGTGTCGATCTCGGGATCGTCGGCCAGCTCCGGTTCGCCGAACAGGCCACAGGACAGGCGCCAGAACTTGTCGGTGTAGCCGCCGAAGAACACGAACCCGTCCTTGCACGGGTAGAGCTCGTAGGGCTTGACGAACGGGTGCTCGTTGCCCAGCGGGCCGGGGACCTTGCCGTCGACGGTGTAGGACACGACGGCGTTCTCGGTCAGGCTGAGCACCGAGTCCTGCTGGGAGACGTCGACCAGCTGCCCCTGTCCCGTCCGGTCCACGTCGCGCAGCGCGGCCAGGGTGCCGATCACCGCGTACAGCGTCGCGGACAGGTCGCCGATGATGGTGCCGACCCGCGCGGGCGGGCGGTCGGGGAACCCGTTCATCGACCACAGCCCGCCGGTGGCCTGCGCGCTGTTGTCGTAGGCGGGACGGCGCCGGTACGGGCCGGTCTGGCCGTACCCGGAGATCGCCGTGTACACCAGGCGCGGGTTCTCCGCGCGCAGCACGTCGTAGCCGACGCCGAGCTTGTCCATCGTGCCGGGACGGAAGTTCTCCACCAGCACGTCGGCGCGCCGCACCAGCTTCTTCAGCAGTTCCTTGCCGTCCTCGTGGGACAGATCGAGGGTCAGCCCGAACTTGTTCCGGTTGAACTGCGCGAAGAATCCGCTGAACTCCTCGCCCGAGCCGGAGGCCAGCTTCGGCGGGAAGTCCCTGGCGTAGTCCGGATCCTTCGGGTTCTCGATCTTGATCACGGTCGCGCCGAGGTCGGCCAGCAGCATCGAACAGAACGGGCCCGCCACGACCCGGGTGATGTCCAGGACGACGACGCCGCGCAGCGCGCCCTCGGACAGTCCGCCGGGCATCATGCCCGCGATCGCGCCTTCGTCGAACGTCATGTTCCGCCTCAGCTTTCGTCGACCCGGATCGTGGCCTCCAGCAGGGTGCCGCACGCCGGGCTGTAGTACTCGTCGATCATCACACCGGCGCGCGGCCGGGCCCGGACCCCGTACCCGGCCAGGCGCTCGGTCGCGGCACTGGTCACCTTCCGCGCCGCGTCACGCCAGTCCGCGCCGTTGCCCAGCCGGGCGCCGCTCGCGGGCACGTACCAGCCCTCGGCGTCCCGTTGCGGCGCGGACGAACCGGCCGGGCTGCTCGCCGGGACCTCCCGGTCCGGGTCGGCGCCGAGCCGGTCGCGCCGCAGCCCGGCCCGCGCCTGCCGGGTGGCCGCCTCGTCCACCCTGCCGCCGGTGACGACCACACCGTAGGTGCGCCGTGCGGTTTCCGCGCTCACGTAACCATCGCGGACGTCGGCGGCGACGAGCTCCGGGTCCCGCAGCAACGGGTCACCGTAGCCGCCGCCACCGGCGATCCACTGCACCAGCACGTCCCCGGCGCCGATCGTGACCGACTGCTGGTTGATGGCCAGTAGTTCCTTCTCCGCCGCGCCGAGCGTGTCCGCGGCCGGGACCCGTCCCGCGGCGAGTAACCGGGCCGCGTCGGTGCCGCGCCACACCTCGTGACCGCTGCCACCGCCGGGAAGACCGCCACCGAAGCCGTCGGCGGTGACCTGCGCGCTGGGCGCGAACACGGTCTGCGTGACCTCCCGCGCGCCGTGCAGGGTCCAGGCGAAGCGCAGGCCGAGGCCGCCGCGGTGCGCGCCGTGCCCGGCGCTTTCGGTGTTGAGCTGCTTCCACAGGTAGAGCACCGGGTAGAGCATCTCGTTCATCTCGACGTCCGGCAGCATGTTGTTGACCTGCGTCATCATCCCGGCGCAGTCGAGACCGTCCCGCTCCGGCTGGGCACCGGCGCCCATGCCGCCACCGTCCATGTTGAACAGCACGAAGTACTCGCCCTCGTCCGTGGTGCCCGCCGAGATGCCGCCGGTCCACGAATCGCCCCACACCCCCTGCGTGCGGTCGCGCACGGTGGCGTCCTCGCTGCCGCGGCACGCGTCGTTCATCAGCTTGGTGACCACCCGGCTCACCCGCGCGCCGGTGGTGAGGTGCCCGTTGCTGATCGGCGCCGGTGGCCGCGGGTTCACGATCGAGCCGGGCTCGGCGACGATGTCGAACGCGGTCATCACGCCCTCGTTGAACGGCACGTCCCAGGCCAGGATCGGCACAATGGCGGTGGCGACGCTGCCGACCAGCGCACCGTAGCTGCAGTTGACGAACCCGTCGGTCTGCTCCGCGGAGCCGGTGAAGTCGAAGGTGATCTGGTCGTCGCGTTTGGTCATGGTGCACGCGACGCGGTACAGCTCGTCGACGTGTCCATTGTGCTCGGTCCACTCCTCGGCGGTGTAGGTGCCGTCGGGGATGGCCGCGATGCGGTCGCGCACCACCTGCTCCGCCAGCTCGAACGACAGGCGGGTGTAGTCGCGGAACCGCTCCAGCCCGAACTCCCCGACCGTGCCCAGCAGGCGGCGGATGCCGGTGTTGTTGCTCGCGACGAGGCTGCGCACGTCGTTCCAGAACAACGCGGGCACGCGCACGTTGTTGAGCAGGATGCGGCGCACCCATTCGACGGGCTCGCCGCGCTCGAAGATCTTGACGCCGGGCGGCAGCCGCAGCGCTTCGGCGTAGCAGTCGTGGGCGCCGGGCGCGAACCCGCCCGGCGTCATGCCGCCGACGTCGACCAGGTGCGCCTGCGACTGCGCCCAGCCGATCAGCTCGTCGCCGTGGAAGATCGGCGAGATCACGTTGGTGTCCGGCGGGTGGCTCGCGCCGGCGGTGTGCGGGTCGTTGCAGATGAACGCGTCGCCGGGCGCCAGCGGCTCCCCCTCGATGGCCTTCACCAGGTTCTGCACGGCCACGCTGCCGGATCCGATGTGGAACTGGACGTAGTCGGAGTAGGCGTAGATGCGGCCTTCCGGGTCGAACAGCGCGGTGTTGAAGTCACCCGCCTCGGTGATCACCGGTGACCCGGAGG
This is a stretch of genomic DNA from Amycolatopsis endophytica. It encodes these proteins:
- a CDS encoding M15 family metallopeptidase, with the protein product MTFRERARTLARRSRSALLAVAIGRADGAVPDGVTVFDDEFPAVANLDPDLLAALRHAATDAAREGIRFVVNSGWRSPEYQEHLRREAVAKYGSDEEAARWVATAETSAHVSGDAVDIGPSAAATWLREHGARYGLCQIYRNEPWHYELRPDAVSAGPPPLYADPTHDPRMRR
- a CDS encoding response regulator transcription factor; this translates as MRVLIVEDEPYLAEAIRDGLRLEAIAADLAGDGDTALELLSINDYDLAVLDRDIPGPSGDEVAERIVASGSGMPILMLTAADRLDDKVSGFGLGADDYLTKPFELRELVLRLRALDRRRAHHRPPVREIAGLRLDPFRREVYRDGRYVALTRKQFAVLEVLVAAEGGVVSAEELLARAWDENADPFTNAVRITVSALRKRLGEPWVIATVAGVGYRITESAGGNRG
- a CDS encoding enoyl-CoA hydratase/isomerase family protein, whose amino-acid sequence is MAGISLDRDGAVAVISFDRPEKLNSLTLAMYEELGEAFAEVRDDDSLAVAILTGSGDRAFCVGADLTESIPALAEGRFDISEWDAAHQKHTTLFKPVIAAVNGLCLGGGFEIMLSTDLRIAADSAEFGLPESGVGVVPAGGTLTRLTRQIPYVWAMELMLQGDRIPAAQALRYGLLNEVVPAAQLLDTALERAHRLVTRSGTALATIKEAVLRLGDLPQDQAFHSEARYGQKAFTSPDAREGLNAFAERRPPEFPSRRGVKP
- a CDS encoding CaiB/BaiF CoA transferase family protein translates to MTFDEGAIAGMMPGGLSEGALRGVVVLDITRVVAGPFCSMLLADLGATVIKIENPKDPDYARDFPPKLASGSGEEFSGFFAQFNRNKFGLTLDLSHEDGKELLKKLVRRADVLVENFRPGTMDKLGVGYDVLRAENPRLVYTAISGYGQTGPYRRRPAYDNSAQATGGLWSMNGFPDRPPARVGTIIGDLSATLYAVIGTLAALRDVDRTGQGQLVDVSQQDSVLSLTENAVVSYTVDGKVPGPLGNEHPFVKPYELYPCKDGFVFFGGYTDKFWRLSCGLFGEPELADDPEIDTMAKRFDPQTYERRVRPVLHRWFQDRTKTELEEIAGDAVPLSAVKDIGEVVEDPQIAARDMVVDVEYPEFGELRMFGSPIKLGGTPTQPRGLAPKVGEHADTVLRALADLDEQRIAELRGKGVI
- a CDS encoding hydantoinase B/oxoprolinase family protein, which codes for MTSTPHTLPDGFDPVTLEVIRMRLDSIVEEMGIAMIRSSGSPVITEAGDFNTALFDPEGRIYAYSDYVQFHIGSGSVAVQNLVKAIEGEPLAPGDAFICNDPHTAGASHPPDTNVISPIFHGDELIGWAQSQAHLVDVGGMTPGGFAPGAHDCYAEALRLPPGVKIFERGEPVEWVRRILLNNVRVPALFWNDVRSLVASNNTGIRRLLGTVGEFGLERFRDYTRLSFELAEQVVRDRIAAIPDGTYTAEEWTEHNGHVDELYRVACTMTKRDDQITFDFTGSAEQTDGFVNCSYGALVGSVATAIVPILAWDVPFNEGVMTAFDIVAEPGSIVNPRPPAPISNGHLTTGARVSRVVTKLMNDACRGSEDATVRDRTQGVWGDSWTGGISAGTTDEGEYFVLFNMDGGGMGAGAQPERDGLDCAGMMTQVNNMLPDVEMNEMLYPVLYLWKQLNTESAGHGAHRGGLGLRFAWTLHGAREVTQTVFAPSAQVTADGFGGGLPGGGSGHEVWRGTDAARLLAAGRVPAADTLGAAEKELLAINQQSVTIGAGDVLVQWIAGGGGYGDPLLRDPELVAADVRDGYVSAETARRTYGVVVTGGRVDEAATRQARAGLRRDRLGADPDREVPASSPAGSSAPQRDAEGWYVPASGARLGNGADWRDAARKVTSAATERLAGYGVRARPRAGVMIDEYYSPACGTLLEATIRVDES